One Lampris incognitus isolate fLamInc1 chromosome 14, fLamInc1.hap2, whole genome shotgun sequence DNA window includes the following coding sequences:
- the mfsd8l2 gene encoding major facilitator superfamily domain-containing protein 8, with protein MDNYQKRNLSFITTGLIFLLSGIEYAVILPTIWRYLQILEAPPYFLGLGLSAFSLSGLLTGPLFGLWSDRSRTTKSIILFSNLFEVAGNFMYFIGYSKWLLLSSRLVAGIGAGAGSSIFGFLTRSTRPEERAGVFAAIMACRQVGLLIGPAFNLFLRLCDFKVGPFVVNKYTSPGIFMCLLWILLQFVILAFYWDVPPISSMDGGVEMLEMKEEEQVPLVEPGEDPAHTYKAVHSDQLETSASSENPPLSCRPSTGKNPFKNVSAGREFLREEVVVLLTAQFITLFNQTALETMVTPLTQRYFSFGELGNSLMYSLCGVEVILGFFFVRWLSRKVADRAVLAVGLVICCTACIWCLIFLTNPQGGYRWEMIAFITGVFLQLLGLPFVAVSQVSLFSKVTAEKTQGFSQGVRRSIGGLATILGPLWAGGLTNNLYVMLGVMLALLAMITVMMVLSYSHLTEPRAVQSTQGSYSGG; from the exons ATGGATAATTACCAGAAGAGGAATCTAAGTTTCATCACCACTGGATTGATATTTTTATTAAGCGGCATAGAGTACG cTGTCATCCTCCCTACAATATGGCGGTATCTACAGATTTTGGAAGCCCCTCCGTATTTCCTGGGTCTCGGTCTGTCGGCGTTCAGTCTGAGTGGGCTGCTGACAGGTCCGCTCTTCGGCTTATGGTCCGACCGTAGCAGAACTACAAAGAGCATTATCCTCTTCTCCAATCTGTTTGAGGTGGCTG GGAACTTCATGTATTTCATTGGATATTCAAAGTGGCTCTTGTTATCCAGCCGACTCGTAGCAG GTATTGGTGCAGGAGCGGGCTCCTCCATCTTTGGTTTCCTGACCCGGAGCACGCGGCCAGAGGAGCGAGCCGGTGTGTTTGCTGCCATCATGGCCTGTCGACAAGTTGGCCTCTTGATTG GGCCGGCGTTCAACCTGTTCCTCCGCCTATGTGATTTCAAAGTGGGGCCGTTTGTTGTGAACAAGTATACATCTCCCGGG ATCTTCATGTGCCTGTTGTGGATCCTGCTCCAGTTCGTCATCCTGGCTTTTTATTGGGACGTACCGCCTATCAGCTCTATGGACGGGGGGGTCGAGATGTTGGAGATGAAGGAGGAGGAACAGGTGCCGCTGGTGGAGCCCGGGGAGGATCCGGCACACACCTACAAAGCAGTCCATTCAGACCAACTAGAAACCTCAGCCTCATCTGAGAATCCGCCTTTGTCGTGCCGCCCCTCCACAGGCAAAAACCCCTTTAAAAACGTCAGTGCAGGCAGAG AGTTCCTGAGGGAGGAGGTGGTGGTTCTCCTCACGGCTCAGTTCATCACTCTCTTCAACCAGACGGCGCTGGAG ACCATGGTGACCCCTCTGACGCAGCGCTACTTCAGCTTTGGCGAACTAGGGAACAGCCTGATGTACAGCCTGTGTGGCGTGGAGGTCATCCTGGGCTTCTTCTTTGTGCGCTGGCTGAGTAGGAAGGTGGCGGACCGCGCTGTGCTAGCCGTGGGCCTGGTCATTTGCTGCACTGCCTGTATCTGGTGCCTTATCTTCCTCACCAACCCCCAAG GTGGCTATAGGTGGGAGATGATAGCATTCATTACTGGGGTGTTCCTGCAGCTGCTGGGGCTTCCCTTCGTGGCCGTGTCTCAGGTGTCCCTGTTCTCCAAAGTCACAGCAGAGAAAACACAGG GGTTCAGTCAAGGTGTGAGACGGTCGATTGGAGGTCTGGCCACCATCCTGGGGCCTTTATGGGCTGGAGGATTGACTAATAACTTGTACGTGATGCTGGGCGTGATGCTGGCTCTTCTCGCCATGATCACA GTAATGATGGTTTTATCCTACAGCCATCTGACTGAGCCCAGGGCAGTGCAGAGCACCCAGGGCTCATACAGTGGAGGGTAG